CGGGACAATGCCATCGGCCGGCGTGTTTCCGACAACGAGGAGCTGGAGGACGCGCCCGACTCGGCCCACGTGAAACGGACCGCCCAAGAGGACTTTGAACCGGAAGCGTTCCTGGTCCGTCGCTCAATGCCATGGAGTGATGGACAAGAGGAAGGCTTGATGTTTGTGGCGTACGGCCATTCCCTCGATGCCTTCGAGGCACAGCTGCAACGGATGGCGGGACTGGACGATGGCATCACCGATGCGCTGTTCCAGTTCTCACGGCCTGTCACTGGCAGTTACTTCTGGTGTCCCCCGGTCGAGGCGGATAGACTCAACCTGGCGGCGCTGGGATTGTAGGAGATCACCGCCGAATTCTCCGGGGGTGATGCTTTCCTGCATCGCTGGTGAGTTCGCATGGTTTCGCGTAATCCGCCCAGAACCTTTGAATAGGGTCAGCGCGCGGTTTTTCGGCGCGACCAAATGGGACCTGGCAGCGTCGATTCTTTTTGAAGGACCCATCGCCAGGACCGCTGAAGCTTCCGATGGAGAAAAACGCTGGCTGATCAGTTCCTGTTGGTTTCCTATTTTTTGGATGAAAACGTGCCCGAGCTGGCAACTCTGGTCGAACCGGCCCAGGTCATCGACCCATCGCTGGCATCATGTGACAGTCAGCAGGAACGGCTCGCGGCCATCCACGGTGCACTGGCCGACTCGGTCGCGGACGCGGTTAACCGCGGGGATCGTCCCGTTTCCATCGCCGGTGATTGCTGCACCACCATTGGGGTCGCTGCCGGCCTTCAACGCAGTGGCATTTCTACAACATTGATCTGGTTCGATGCCCATGGGGATTTTAATACCTGCGAAACTACTCCCAGTGGTTTTGTGGGTGGCATGCCTCTGGCCATGCTGGTGGGGCTTGGTAACCAATCGATGTTGAACGCTGTGGGGCTGCAGCCGATTCTGGCCGAACAGGTAATCCTGACCGATGGCCGCGATCTGGATCCTGGCGAACGCGAACTGGTGAAAGGGTCGGGGATTCTCCATCTGCCAGATATGGGGATGCTTCTGGGAGCGGAACCTCCCGACGGGCCCCTGTGGATCCATTTCGACACCGATATTCTCGATCCTGTGGAAGCCCCGGCCATGAACTATCCAGCTTCGGGCGGCCCGCGTGTGAAGCAACTGGAGGCAGTGTTCCGCCGTCTTGCCGGAACCGGGCGCGTT
The Chloroflexota bacterium genome window above contains:
- a CDS encoding arginase family protein, producing MPELATLVEPAQVIDPSLASCDSQQERLAAIHGALADSVADAVNRGDRPVSIAGDCCTTIGVAAGLQRSGISTTLIWFDAHGDFNTCETTPSGFVGGMPLAMLVGLGNQSMLNAVGLQPILAEQVILTDGRDLDPGERELVKGSGILHLPDMGMLLGAEPPDGPLWIHFDTDILDPVEAPAMNYPASGGPRVKQLEAVFRRLAGTGRVAAVSMSTWNPQLDEDGRTETTCMALLQTLLG